In Brachypodium distachyon strain Bd21 chromosome 5, Brachypodium_distachyon_v3.0, whole genome shotgun sequence, the genomic window tagaaacccagtacaaacgcagacgctcacaaacaCGAGTgaacactcacccctatgaacgcacacacgcacaccctatCTCTACgagcacctccgagagactgAGTCGGTCGGCGAGtattgagagattgacgaagtcaccacaggcgcctcgctgttgacaagtacgtcacctaccactgaaagcAAAGCGCCGGTTAAATTCTGAATTAAATCCAGGAAATGCAAGCACCCATGCCAAGTCtaggacttgaacctgggtgggttggttccaccacaaggctCCATCAAATTTTGTGTTTGCACGCGTGCGCTGGTTTCTTTGGCATTCACCGCAATGAGCTGGTAAAGTGTTTGACGCATTTGTATGTGTACTAGCATTTTTAGAGATTTAAAATGTTTTGTAGCACAAACCGTTTGCCTGATTCACAATATGTTTTCACTGTTGGTTTCGTATCGACAAGTGCTTTAAATCTAAATCCCATTTTAATGtgtttcaataaaaaaaagaactcttTAGTTACCAAGCGGCAATGCACAAGTTACCATCCTATTTTGAAATAAGTTGCCATGTCGTAAAAAGTGGTAATTTGTTAGTAAAAGAGTGGCAACTTCGTATATTATTGAATTGTAATTTTCATTTATGAATTACCACCCCTATTTTATATGAATTACCACGTGGTAGCTTGTTATTAATAGAGtggtatttttttatattaatGGGTTGCAATATTCATTCGTGAGATACCACCCCTGTTTTGTATGAAGCTGCCACATGACAACTTATTATTAACAAAGTGGTATTTTTGTAAATTATTAGGTCGTAACTTTTATTCACGAGATACCACCCATATTTTGTATGAAGTTGTCACATGGTAACTTGTTATGAACAGAGTAATATTTTGTATATTATTTTGTGGTAATTTTCATTCGCGAGATACCATCCCcatctataaactctataaagttgaatccCACTAAATGCAATAAATTTAGCAAGCTACACATGCAGCCTATCCAGATGAGCGTGTACCTTAGCGTTTTCCCCGTCTTCTATGCCTAAGTGGTTTCTGTGAGCTCGCCGGTCCCGCGGGCGTTTTGCAAGCGATCCCGCGACACGTTCCAGGCTTCTCCGGCCCAAGTTCGCAGCCCACCGTGAAAAAATCCCGAACCCCGTCTCCGTCTGCTCCGCTGCCTGTCTTCCCCCGATCCCCCATCTCTGCGCGCCAGCCCAATGCATCCCTGAGCAACTTGCGCGCCGCTCCCCTTCCCCACGGCCCCACCTGTGCGCGTCGCTTTGCCTGGCCCCTGCCCTCCCTGCATCCTCTCCCGACCACAAATGCAGCCATTATGGTAATGGAGGGAGCAAACCGTCGTCTTCTCCTTTAAAGGTCTTGCTCCTTCCGTGCAGGTGAAGGCCCGCTTGCTCACCGCGCGCCTCGCCGTCTCCCGTTCCACATCAGCGGCAAGTCTGGCTTCCATGACCCCTTTCGATCCCAAGGTATTCCATTGCGGAGAAGCATCGAGTTTCCGTTCACATGTTCCTCTCTTATCCTTCATGCAGCCGGCAGCGTGGATCATCCCCTACAGCCCGCCCAACTGCTGCTTGATTTAGTCACAGGAAGTTCCATGCTCTGAGCTCTGATCAATTCCCTGGAcaaagcattttttttggcCCCATCCGAATTTACAGATAAAACTCAATCAAATCTGCCTACGATTTTGCAGATTAGATTGAATCATGTCCTCATCCACGGGAACcagtcaaaactcaaaaggtTCTGCTCTCTCTCAACGTGCAGTTAAATAGCtacatgttttgtttttttgctgGAATAAATAGCTACATGCTATTACTGTTACTGCTTATTCAGTTCCACCGTTTTACTTTCAGGAATTTATCGGGCTGAGTTCTTTAGGCATGGGGTTTTTTGTGATATGTTGTCATGAGAAAATTAGTTTGGAAGTGTGCATGGTTGTGGGATGCCCAAAGACAGTACTTGAAATTGGAGTAGTGTTGGCGTTCTCCCCGACTTTGATCCATGTATAATGCAAGGCTTCGGAGGTGCTACTGTGTGCAATCTGAACATCTTTGATCATTACTTAGTATTATGACAATATCACCATTGGTTCCTATTTTGCATCTTAGCAACATAAGGCACCATTGCACTCAGCAAGTTGTACTAATTCTCCCTACCATTTTATGGTATTCTAAACTAAAGTCTTAAACATTGATGTGCCAATGTTATATAACTATGAGCAGGGGCGGAGCCGGGCCTGGTGCTACCGGTGCCGTAGCACCGGCCTGGCAAGGATGCTCACAAGAGGATTCATCAAGTATTTAGTTCATTAGTATGTAAAATTCACAAGTATAGCATCATTAGTGCTATCTTAGCACCATCCTTGTCCGGTTTTTCGGCTCCGCCACTGACTATGAGTATTTGTTAAGCATTGCACTGACATTTGGCAATAAACCTATATCTCCAGCTATTTCAAGAGGCAGGCTGCCTTATGCATTTTTAGCTAATATGCACTACATATCCTCGCATGTTTGTATGATTACAAACCCTTGAAAGAGTTGAATTTTGGTTTTCATAGTGGCCTTAAACAGAGAAATTCCATTGGACTGCAACTCTGCCTTTTTCACACGCCGGTGTACAATTTCACAAAATTGTGTCCTTAGAAAGTGCACCATTGTGACAATAGTTGCTTCCAGATTCATGGGatttcaatttaattttcGAATCAATAACATATTTTACTAAAAACAAGGTTTGGACTGTTTTTCAATTCAGTTTGATTAGGTATGGAAGATTTAAAAATTCTCATTTGGTATATGCTTTAAAAGTCCCGCCgcaacgcgcggggtttcATCTAGTTTTGAATGAAGCTGCCACATAACAACTTATTATTAACAGAGTGGTAGcttcatatattattagaTGATAACATTTAGgattgatttgtttttgtcAAAACATATCAATATGAAGACATAGTTTGAAATCTCGTCGAGACAAAGCTAACCGTTTAGACGGATTTTAAATCGAGTAAACGGTTTGAAAGTTTCAGCTTTTCAAAGTTCAAATCTTCATaccatgctgctgctgcatgtgACTCGTACGCGCGGCCGTGCCATCGTGCGAAGGGTCGCATGTTAGGCAGCGTCCATTTTAAAAAGgttaatgtttttttattttggccCTGAAAACCCCCGTTGGTCAATGCTGCTGTAAAAGCCCaacaaccaaacaaagctGGCCACTCTGCAACACATTGGACTGAAAGCCGACCGTTAAACAACGAGCCCGCTTCAGAAGTCCAACACAACGTTTGGCCCGGCCCAGCCTTCcctcaaaagaagaaaagacggaacgccgcttcctcgtcggcggcggctgctgtgCTCCCCTAGTCCCCTTCCTGATCTCCCACTTCCCACTAGGCCACTTTCCGTCTCCTCCGTCCCGCGGCCTCCCGCCGGGCAGTCCGGCAGTCCGGCAGACCcgaaaagaaagcaaaacaaaaaatatggaaaacCAAACTTGTTCCGCAAGACTGGCTCACACCAAATCCCATCGCCGCTCGAGCCACTGCTCTTGGCTGATCCGTTCGCCTCCCGCTTCGCAAGCCACAGCCCAGAGGCCCCACGCCCAGCTCCTCCCACTCTGATTTCGAAGCCAGCGAGCCATGTCGATTCGGCCAGTGTGGATGCCAGAGCCACCCGGTGGGGGCACGGGGGCGCCGGAGATCttcgcgggcggcgccggcacggTGCGCCGCGCCATCGTCATCGGGAACGGCTGTGCCGGCGCCGAGAACCAGTGCCTCGGCCTCGTCCGCGCCCTCGGCCTCGCCGACCGCCTCACGCTCTACGTAAGATTTCGCCCCCCTCGTTTCCTCTCCGCGAGCGGTGATAGTGTGATGGGATCGCTGTTGATTAGTCGTAGAAGGCTTAAATGGGTTGCGCATGTTGTTCGTGCTTGCGGTATGTGTTGGGAACTGAAGCATAGAGTGGAAGTCAATTTCATTCATTATTATGTACTCTGTCATGAGCTGTCAAGAGTTTCATCTGTTGCTGCAACGAGGGTGCGTGAACATGAGTGTCAACTGTCAGGTTGATTCTGAAATGGTTCGTCAACTCAACTCCCAGATGGTGGTTGTCGGATTTGGTACTGGTTAGTTGTTGGCATGGCTTTTTCTGTGTGCATTCATGGGGTTTGCAGCAGCAAGTAAAAAACTCGACCTGCAAAGGGGTAAGCCACCCCCCCCAGACAtttgcattaagaagaagaccttctcaCGCAGGTCGAAAAATCCTCGAACCCCTGCCCCACACCATACACAGCGGCACCGAAGCCCGTGTGAGAGCGGGCGGGCCTTAGGTCTGTGCTTAAGGCGTGGGGCAGACGAGAGGACTTTTTAACCCCAGCCTGAAATTCGCTCCCATGGGGAGTCGAACTCAGGACCTGAGGAGTGCTACTAGAGTTGTTCCTTAACCATTACGCCAAGGGCTCGTTCGCTGCAGCAGCAAGTAGCATGGACTGAATTTTGGATTGCGATGTGTTGATGGCAATCGCTCTGCCCTAAAAGGCTGAAATACTCTAAATAGATTGTCATTTCTTTCTAGCTTCTTGTTACTTGTGTATGCGGGCAGATGCTTGTCCTGTATCACCTCTGTTAACAAATACTAATAAGAAGGCTAACAAGAAGCAAAGTCCTTATTGTTAATTCTGGCTTCACCATATAGTCTTGTCTTAAGTTCTTATCAACTTCCTCAGTACTTTTGCTAGGTCTCATTTGGTAAATTTTCCGATGGAGGGTAGCTTTTATTATCTGATAATTTCATATAACTATGGCAGTGACTGCTTCCAAATGTTTTTTTCACTCTTGTTCTCACAGATTTAGAGTTACAGCtcattatttattatttttctggtGAAATCTGTTCATGCAGCGTATTACCAGGCCAATAGGAGGAATCAACAAGTGGCTGCACTTTCTCCCGATCTCCTTGCACAAGATAGTGGACCAAATACTGAGACATATATTTTCTAATACGACATTTGCACCATTGTTTCAAGGAAAAATGCTTGCACCTTATCCTGTCCATAATGTTCAATCATTTGGATTGTCTTCTGTACTGGAAGCAGATACCAAAAAGATAGTGACAGTGGTGCATGATACTTTTGAGAAGTACGGTTCACATTTCTTATACTGCTATTTGTTGTTTGTGCACTACTGTGCAGTTTATATTTAGCATGGTATCAATGTCGCAGTGCCAGTTCTGAATATCTCTATCCAATCCCTTGTTACAACATATGATCCAGGAAATCTCAACACTCATCCTTCtattcacttttttttattggatCTACTTAGAACATTATAAATTCCTTGTAAAGTTACAATTACCACATGCATTAATTTATATATGACTGAGGTTTTGTTGATATAGTAGAATCATACATTTTAATTCTGATATATGTTGGCCATGGATCATATAAGAGTACATGGTATTGATATAACTACCATGACAGGTTATATCCTTGAATGGTTGTTTCCATACCTCTAGGAAGAATATTGGAAAGATAGGGTGTCTTTTTATGAATTCCAAATAGGCAACTTGTTAGGACATACTCTGGTTGGCCACTTCTCTTATGCAAAAGTAAACTAGAACTAGGCTAAACATTTTGTAGGATTTGTTTCTGCCATAAGCTCTTTAATATTCTCAGCATCTAGTTTTCCTGGAATACTTCCTCAaactttgctttgctttcagGGAAGGCCTGGCAATAGTTGTTGCTTGTGGCCGAGATACCATATCATATGCAAGTTCAGTAAGATTTTTAGCTCCGGATAATGTTTTTGTCATTCAGGTAGAATACTAAAATGAATATATCATTTGTTTATTTGATTATTTGTCAGCCATTATATTCTCATTGTGATTACGTCAGATACAACACCCCAGGTATCGCCTTGATAGGTTTGATTTGGTGGTGACTCCTCGTCATGATTACTATGCGTTAACTGCAAAGGGGCAACAGGAAATTCCACGCCTTTTCCGCACATGGATTACTCCACGAGAACCACCTGGGCCAAATGTGGTATGCTGATTTTTTATCTTGCAAACAAAATATCTCATTTGTTGTCATCAAATAGCTTCCCAGTTCTAAACTTCGAAATCTGGAAAGGCAGGTTCTGACTGCTGGTGCACTTCACCAAGCAGATTCTGCTACACTACGCATTGCTGCTACAAACTGGCATGATGAACTTGCTCCCCTGACAAAGCCATTGGTAGTAGTAAACATTGGAGGACCAACAAGTAAACCCCTCTTTCCCTTCCTGCCTGTCTATCTGCCGAATAACCCTTGCTTCGCGATATGCCATTGAACAAGTCATGTTTTCTCATATACGACTGTTTTATGAAACTGCGGCCTTCCATGCCATTGCTCACCGCTGTAGATGAATGAGCTGGCTCTTTGGCTggatcccccccccccccctcctgcAGGCCGCTTTCCCCCATCTCATCCGAGTACCAAAACGTCCATGTACTTGATCTCTTCCATGCAGCAGTTGGATTTCCAGCTGTGATTTTTGGCTGGGAGCAGATGCTGGGCTGGTGACGATAGCATAATGGGTATAACTTCTTGTAACTGATGGCATGCGAGGAATAATCACTTAATTGATGACATATCGTATCTCCTAATGTTACGTTAGCATGTATATGCTTTACATAGGCTAGTTCGATTGGATAAGAAAAATGTGCAATGCCACACAGGCACAGAGAGTTGGAGACACTACACACAATTTCAAAATAGATAACTCCTTGTGTGTGTGTAGCAAGGGAATAGCTCAGCTTTTTTTATCTGCTGAATTCCCCCTTCTTTTGGTATGGTATTGCCGTATGGCGCTTGCTATTGAGCAAGAATACTTTCACATATGCAGTAGCCGGTCTTTCACATACTTTGTGCATCACAACATAATCATGTTTATTGTGAATTTGTGGTAGAATATTCCAGTTGAATGTTTCGTTCTTCACTATAGTTAAAAAATATTGGTATAACACATTCTGCATGTTAAAAGATGGGATTGTTTGATTACTGCAATAAATAATGTCGCGAACTTAAATAAGTTGCATTCATAATTGCAAGTGCTCCAGTCCAATATGCGTCtctcgcaaaaaagaaagtcCAACATGCGtctctcgcaaaaaaaaagtccaacATGCATCATCTGAAACAACTCAAAACTGATTGATTTCTTTTAGTTTGCATTGTGAAGCCTAGCTTCCAAAATAAGATGGATAATTGCATTTCCAGTAGGCCTTAATCCTAGATTCCCTGTCATCAGGAATTCCATTACGATCTTGCATTTTCTTCATAAATCATGAATACTGAGCACAACATGTTATTTTATTTACATTTTCGTAATTGTATCACGCCATTCGATTGCGGAATTGAAGTTAGACTCTACGCTCATAGCATAACAAGTTATTCTATTTGCATTCTGGCCGTTAGATCGCGCAAGTCAATTGAGGAATTTAAGTTGCATGTACACTCTAATCTAAATAAGTGTGAAAACAACACGTTAATATTCTCTCATTCATGCAAAATCTTCCATTCCACAtgctttctcttcctcttaCTCCCTCCAGACAGAGGAATAATGTTTTAAGATACGTGCAGTCAaactttcaaaattttggctaGCTGCGTTTTCATGATTATTTAGATTAGAGCTAACCACATTACAAAGTAAGttgatgcaaaaaaaagagacttTTTATGCATCGCTTACTTTATCATATTTTAGTTTATTTTACTTTGAGCGTACAGGTTGAGCAGTTTCTGCTTTCACACATGTATAGATAGATCTAACGCATAGCACTTCAATTGTCAGGAAACTGTAATTATGGTGTCGACCTTGCTAAGCAGCTAGTAAGCTCACTACACAAAGTTTTAAAGACCTGTGGAAGTGTCAGAATTTCATTTTCCAGGAGAACACCACAAAAGGTAGAACTATTGATTGTTCATGTCATGTTTCATGCATTGCTCACACTTCAAATTCTAAACCATTTCCTGGCAGGTGTCTGATCTTATATTGAAAGAGTTCAGCACACATCCTAAGTTTTACATTTGGGATGGTGAATGTACATGCTATATAAGAAAATTTCATCGTTTTAATCTTTATATGCAGCGGAGAATTTATGTTGAGCTGGATTTTCTGCTGCAGAACCTAACCCGCACCTAGGGCACCTCGCATGGGCTGATGCTTTCATCATAACAGCAGACTCAATAAGTATGATAAGTGAGGCGTGCAGCACTGGGTGAGTTATTGtgctacggagtagtatactTCTATTTGTAAATGTTGCTCATGTTTGAGGTTCATAGCTTGATAGCTAAGCTCTCTGTTACAACTTTATACAGGAAGCCAGTTTATGTTATTGGAACTGAGCACTGCAGGTGGAAATTCTCAGATTTTCACAGCACTCTTCATAAACGAGGGGCTGTTCGTCCTTTCACTGGATTGGAAGATGTAAGTCTAATATTTGTTCTCTGTTACTGATCAAGACCAAGTCATCTCTTCTGTAGTCAATCACATTCTCCGTCATATCAGCTTTGGAAGTCTTAAGTTTAgaagtttgaaattttctcAAGGAAAACTCATGGTGTCTATGTGATCATGTCCTCAATTGTAGATGTCAGACAGCTGGAGCTACCCTCCCCTGAACGATGCCATTGATGTGGCCGCACGGGTTCGTGAAGTGCTCGCAGAACGTGGATGGAGACTGTCGTAAATTCGTAATAGCAACCGTAGTAGAGAAAGGAGAGTGCGAATTTGTTTCAGTTCCGTTTCGAGCCTGCACATCATTTAACTTAGTTGCACTGTTGCACGTGCATTCTTTATTTTTACAAAGGCTCACCAAAGACCAAAGGGTGGCAATTCCAAAtatgagagagagaagggatgCGGCGTTGCTGTACGGTTTGCTAACTATCAACCATATGGATGCATCATTTTAAGTATGGGTTACTATTTAATTAGCATGTATTAATTAATTCTAACACTTCTGCCAATCAATGTTTGTCCttatgatcaaataaagacttCTTAAAAAACCCATGGGAAAAATATGAGATTACTATCTGATATGCTGCTAAAACTCATTCAGAcctaatgaaaaaaaagaagagaaaatgtTACAGCATATAGTGATTATTGTCTCCTTGGTAACTCATATgagaaaattttaaaaaggaCAAAACCCATAAACAAGTTTATAGGACAATAAATATGTTTATATACTTCCTTTAAAAACCTGGGGAAAAAAGAGGTTGCCATATAATTTTGGGTTGATATTACCTCAAATAAAACCTTGATGACCTTGATGAGAACTTAGAGTAAACtcataaggaaaaaaagagtgGAATATGATGTTTGAGCAACTGGTGAAGGGAAAATGAGCGCAATATGGTGTTTGGATAGGTTATACCTTGCAGGACAATAAGTGCCTGGCCGGTCTCTAGGCAAGGAATCTTCTACCTCTTTCAATCGTTAACCTGGTGAAAGTGAAATGATTTTTTGATGTTGGTTATAAGTATGAAACGAAACAAACATGAGCTATTTGTAGGCATGCTGCATATATAGTCTGCAGCTTTGAGTacaaaaaggagagggaaaatatatataacagGGGAAAGAACTCATAAAAAAACCAGCTGGCCTGAAGATAGGAGAGTGGTGGACAGAGGGAAATATGATGAGGCCTAGAGTCACAAAGTATGCATGTGTGGTACAATTAACAAAtagtatatttttgtttcgGAATGCTAGCAGGAGGCAAACGCCAACCCTACTGGCGTTTGGCTCGTGGCTGCCAACGCCAATTTCATCAGGTTGATACgggtttccaaaaaaaaagtcaaatttGGAAATAGTTTGGCGGAGAAGGGTTATTTTTGCCTCAAGTTTTCGAAAAGGTTCAATTTCGTTGATTTGTAGGATGCTCACTGGGTTTCTTCAATTCATTGATGATGACCGCACCAatggcctctttgattcacaaGATTTTTGATGTAGGTATAAAAAAGAACAGTAAGCGGGAAAGGTTCCACGTTCAAGGCAGAAGATTATATGAAAACACTATAGAATTGAGTGCTTGCTctaaaaaagaagggaaataCATGATTTCAATAAGCATAACCAACTGGAACTCAAAGCACATGCAAAggttaaaaaaacatgttattTCCCACTCAATACTATATGGAATGTCTACGAAAGGGCGCGATTTATTTCGGAACCATGTTTTCCCTTGTAACTAAGGTCTCAGCTTTGATATACAAAGAACAAGTCAACTTTTTCTTAACTCTTTTCTTAGAACTACGAGgcaatttaaaaaaaagtgcaatAGAGTGAGCATAGAGAACAAAAGTTCATCGATAAAACAATAAGATCATCGCGGTCTTTCAAAATCAACGCCTCTAGATCCACTTCTCTCATCTTGACAAAACGATTTGAACAAGTTGGAGTAAACTTATAGGTTTTGAAAAGTCACATGAGTCACCCACCTTAGACGATAAAAACGTGAATTGTTGAATGCATCCTGAGCGAGGACACACTCCTCACAAGCAAGCTGTGAAACCGTACTCCCGTTGATGAATCCACAAGAAAAAGAGATAAAAACATGAAAAGATAAGTCAAGAGAACCACCGACTTCATGAAGTACGTCACGTCATCTATCTATACGAGGACAAAGTCAGAACACTATTTGTATGGATGACACCATCTCTAAGGCTAAGATGTCACCGTCAAGAATACACaaacttagaaaaaaaaagttaggaTAACTATCTAAAAGGGAAATCatgacttttttttatagcaaggaaaagcaagatttttccttaaaaaaataatgTGTAGTTTATTTTTAAGGAAAAGGGAAAGGTGAAGCAGAAGATGCGATAGGCCACTACCCCcgaatttcctttttttagggTAACCCCTGAAtttccctctcttttttttgtaaaaggTAGGATCGATACGGAAGGATCACGAATTTATTCATTAGTAGTGACCTTAGCACAGCATACAAACACACCCACTAAAGATATCGAAATACAAACAAGTCCCTAGACTTTGCATAAAGGACCCTtaatggggaagaagaaacgCAATTGGGTCCTCAACCCCCAATCGGAgctctcctcgccgtcgccggggacTGCCACTTGGGACGACGAAGCCGTCGCAACCGCTGCGACCGCCAGTCGAGAGTTGAGCTGCCTCCAAATCGGCCCTCTGGCCAGGAGGAAAGGAGTTGGTTGCCCTTCGACCAGAAGATGCAGTGGTACGGCTGGAGCAGGCAGCCGATTGCCGGCGCCGTAGCTCCACCACGGTGACCACCGCTGATGCGCACGACCACAAGAGGGAAGCTTCAACCTGCCTCCGTCTTCTCGCTGGAGAACCACCACCATGGTGACTCCAACAGCAAGGAGAGGACCCGAGAACTCCCTGCAAAGAAAGGACCGCGAGTTTATTTGGGAGGTTGCCGGCGACCATCTCCACGGCAGACGTCCCCTAGCCACCACACGGATCCCCACCGCCAAGCGCCGACGACCGCTATTCTCCCATGGCCACGGACTGCCTCCTAACGGCATAGTGCCACACCCCGGCATCAAGCCGAACACCCACGAAGGGAAACCTAACTACAACGGAGCTCCGACACCTCCCCCATCCCCATCCCAATCGGTGAGGTCCGGGTTCAGGCCGAGCTCCATGcgagatctagggttttcttCAAGAACAGTAGAGAGGGGAGGGGAAAGAAGACAGGGCTCTACAGTCTTATTTTGGATGTCCCGAATTTCCCTccagtttgtcttttcttcgTAACAATTGAAGGCCCAAGGGCCAAGGCCCAGTTTGTCACGCAATTCTCGCAGCAAACCCTAGCAGCACCCCCAAGTCCCGCAGAGATCTGCCTGTCCCGTCCCCGACGCGGTCCTAAACcctcctccccttctctcACCTATCCACCCTtctcgaccgccgccgccgtcctagCCACAGGAGGCGAGCGAGATGGTAAGATCCGGAGGGCCCTTGGAAGCATAATGCTGATCATACCTGGTATCCTTTTCTGCTGATCTAGTGTAGTGTATTCATGTGCTTTTTTTAATACTTCTTCAGGTGTTTGTGAAGACCCAGAAGACCAGGGCCTACTCCAAGCGCTTCCAAGTGAAGTTCAAGAGAAGGAGACGTATGTTCAATTCCGTGACTCGATGACTCTGGTGCTTCCGCCGTTTTGACTGTTCCTGATGAATTTCCTTTCGTTTGCGCTTGTCTGCAGAGGGGAAGACTGATTACAGGGCCAGACTGAGGCTCACTAACCAAGACAAGAACAAGTACAACACACCCAAGTACCGGTTTGTTGTGCGATTTGTATCCTTAAGTTGCTCATAGTGTTGTGCACTGGTCGATCATATCCATTGCGAT contains:
- the LOC100839773 gene encoding LOW QUALITY PROTEIN: mitochondrial fission protein ELM1 (The sequence of the model RefSeq protein was modified relative to this genomic sequence to represent the inferred CDS: substituted 1 base at 1 genomic stop codon), which gives rise to MSIRPVWMPEPPGGGTGAPEIFAGGAGTVRRAIVIGNGCAGAENQCLGLVRALGLADRLTLYRITRPIGGINKWLHFLPISLHKIVDQILRHIFSNTTFAPLFQGKMLAPYPVHNVQSFGLSSVLEADTKKIVTVVHDTFEKEGLAIVVACGRDTISYASSVRFLAPDNVFVIQIQHPRYRLDRFDLVVTPRHDYYALTAKGQQEIPRLFRTWITPREPPGPNVVLTAGALHQADSATLRIAATNWHDELAPLTKPLVVVNIGGPTRNCNYGVDLAKQLVSSLHKVLKTCGSVRISFSRRTPQKVSDLILKEFSTHPKFYIWDGEXPNPHLGHLAWADAFIITADSISMISEACSTGKPVYVIGTEHCRWKFSDFHSTLHKRGAVRPFTGLEDMSDSWSYPPLNDAIDVAARVREVLAERGWRLS